From one Luteolibacter sp. SL250 genomic stretch:
- a CDS encoding alkene reductase, producing the protein MSDLLTPIQIGAWNLPNRVIMAPLTRCRASAGRVPNDLMAEYYTQRAGFGLIISEATSVTPQGVGYPDTPGIWSEEQVAGWKKVTDSVHAAGGRIILQLWHVGRVSDPIYLNGDLPVAPSAVQPAGHVSLVRPEKAFVTPRALELEEIPGIIEAYRKGAENAKQAGFDGVEIHGANGYLLDQFLQDSTNRRTDSYGGSIGNRARLMLEVTDAVVSVWGADRVGMHLAPRADAHDMGDSDRLATFTHVATELGKRGIAFICAREAEGADSISPALKAAFGGPYIANEKFTRESADAIIASGTADAVAFGVPAIANPDLVARFADGSPLNPPNPASFYGSGPEGYTDYPAMA; encoded by the coding sequence ATGTCTGACCTCCTGACTCCCATCCAAATCGGCGCTTGGAACCTTCCGAACCGCGTGATCATGGCTCCCCTCACCCGCTGCCGCGCCAGCGCGGGCCGGGTGCCGAACGACCTGATGGCGGAATACTATACCCAGCGCGCCGGGTTCGGCCTCATCATTTCCGAGGCGACTTCCGTCACGCCGCAGGGTGTCGGTTATCCGGACACTCCCGGCATCTGGTCCGAGGAACAGGTGGCCGGCTGGAAGAAAGTGACGGATTCCGTCCACGCGGCGGGCGGCAGGATCATCCTCCAGCTCTGGCACGTGGGCCGGGTTTCCGACCCCATCTACCTCAACGGCGACCTCCCTGTCGCCCCCAGTGCCGTCCAGCCCGCCGGCCATGTCAGCCTGGTGCGTCCGGAGAAAGCCTTTGTCACCCCGCGCGCGCTGGAGTTGGAGGAGATCCCGGGCATCATCGAAGCCTACCGCAAGGGCGCGGAAAACGCAAAGCAAGCGGGCTTCGACGGCGTGGAGATCCATGGCGCCAACGGCTACCTGCTCGACCAGTTCCTCCAGGATTCCACCAACCGGCGGACCGACAGCTACGGCGGCTCCATCGGGAACCGGGCCCGGCTCATGCTGGAGGTCACCGACGCCGTGGTGTCCGTATGGGGGGCTGACCGGGTGGGAATGCATCTGGCCCCGCGCGCGGATGCCCATGACATGGGTGACTCCGACCGGCTCGCCACTTTCACCCACGTCGCCACGGAACTCGGGAAGCGTGGCATCGCCTTCATCTGCGCCCGGGAGGCGGAGGGGGCTGACAGCATCAGCCCGGCGCTGAAGGCCGCATTCGGTGGGCCTTATATCGCCAACGAAAAGTTCACCCGCGAATCCGCTGATGCCATCATCGCGTCCGGCACCGCCGATGCCGTGGCGTTCGGCGTACCTGCCATCGCCAATCCGGATCTGGTGGCACGATTTGCCGACGGCTCCCCTCTCAATCCACCGAATCCCGCGAGCTTCTACGGGAGTGGGCCGGAGGGCTACACCGACTATCCGGCGATGGCGTGA
- a CDS encoding NAD(P)-dependent alcohol dehydrogenase: MPSAIAYASKSPTDTLKPFNFERRDPTARDVEIEILFCGVCHSDLHTARNEWQNTVYPCVPGHEIVGRVTRVGSHVSKFKVGDLAAVGCMVDSCQECPNCSQHMEQFCEKGAIFTYNAPDKHTDGGHTFGGYSNSVTVDEAFVLSVPENLDLAATAPLLCAGITTYSPIKRWGIKKGDKVGVVGLGGLGHMALKFAHAFGAKVVLFTTSPGKADDAKRLGADEVVISKNENEMNAHLGSFDFIIDCVSAEHDINIYLNLLKIDGTLTLVGAPEKPLPVSSFSLIFGRKILTGSLIGGIKETQEMLDFCGEHNITSDIEMIDIDYVNTAYDRLLKSDVKYRFVIDMKSLRK, encoded by the coding sequence ATGCCATCCGCCATCGCCTACGCCTCCAAATCCCCGACTGACACGCTCAAACCGTTCAATTTCGAACGCCGGGATCCCACCGCGCGGGATGTCGAAATCGAAATTCTCTTCTGCGGGGTCTGCCACTCCGACCTGCATACGGCACGCAACGAATGGCAGAATACCGTGTACCCCTGTGTCCCCGGCCATGAGATCGTCGGCCGCGTGACGCGTGTCGGAAGCCATGTCAGCAAATTCAAGGTCGGCGACCTCGCCGCCGTCGGCTGCATGGTGGATTCCTGCCAGGAATGTCCCAACTGCAGCCAGCACATGGAGCAGTTCTGTGAAAAGGGCGCCATCTTCACCTACAACGCGCCGGACAAGCATACGGACGGCGGCCATACGTTCGGGGGATACTCCAACAGCGTTACGGTCGATGAAGCCTTCGTTCTGAGCGTCCCGGAAAATCTCGACCTGGCTGCCACCGCCCCCCTCCTCTGCGCGGGCATCACCACCTATTCCCCGATCAAGCGCTGGGGCATCAAAAAGGGCGACAAGGTGGGCGTCGTGGGTCTCGGCGGCCTCGGCCACATGGCGCTCAAGTTCGCCCATGCCTTCGGAGCCAAGGTCGTCCTGTTCACCACCTCTCCCGGCAAAGCGGACGACGCGAAGCGGCTGGGAGCGGATGAGGTGGTGATCTCGAAGAACGAGAACGAGATGAACGCCCACCTCGGCAGCTTCGACTTCATCATCGACTGCGTCTCCGCGGAGCACGACATCAACATCTACCTGAACCTCCTCAAGATCGACGGCACCCTCACCCTCGTCGGTGCCCCAGAGAAGCCGCTCCCGGTTTCTTCCTTCAGCCTCATCTTCGGCAGGAAGATCCTCACCGGATCACTCATCGGCGGGATCAAGGAAACACAGGAAATGCTGGATTTCTGTGGCGAACACAACATCACCTCGGACATCGAGATGATCGACATCGACTATGTCAACACGGCCTACGACCGGCTGCTGAAAAGCGACGTGAAGTACCGCTTCGTCATCGACATGAAGTCGCTGCGGAAGTGA
- a CDS encoding FAD-binding oxidoreductase: protein MKVAPGFLFLAPILATGCGPAGMGSAIVRQSGPRLPETKPGVNDASRMTTNRPGPIFRPSGDQATATAEISALVRSGAKVSISGARHSMGGHTFSEGATVIDMHTVDSLSLDESRNILTAGAGAEWHEIIAFLEKHGRSVSVMQSNNDFTVGGSISVNCHGWQNDSQPIASTVESFTIITADGAVRRCSRRRNPELFSLVLGGYGLFGVITEVDLRVVPDAIYRARAEIIPTRDYLTTYRKLTKGGNAGMAYGRISPTPDHFLSEAIITVLEHTDASAPNPPLLPRTKAALSRMVFRGGGGSCFGKNFRWAMEKRFGETGGGLHRRNRILDEPSRLYSNRDRSQAEILHEYFVPVGNLEAFLTRARKILPEYPEMNLLNITVRNVERDEDSFLRYAGKEVFGLVMLFNHRRNAEADTTMAALTQELIDAALVCGGTYYLPYRPHATPAQFLRSYPQARRFAALKRKYDPKQVFTNRFWETYLAGLASP from the coding sequence ATGAAAGTCGCCCCGGGTTTTCTTTTTCTCGCACCCATCCTCGCCACGGGCTGCGGGCCGGCCGGCATGGGGAGCGCCATCGTGCGCCAGAGCGGACCGCGGCTCCCGGAAACCAAGCCCGGGGTGAATGACGCCAGCCGGATGACCACCAACCGTCCAGGCCCCATCTTCCGGCCTTCCGGGGATCAGGCCACCGCCACGGCGGAAATCTCCGCACTGGTCCGCAGCGGGGCGAAGGTCTCCATCAGTGGCGCCCGGCACTCGATGGGCGGCCACACGTTTTCCGAAGGCGCGACGGTCATCGACATGCACACGGTCGATTCCCTCAGTCTCGATGAAAGCCGGAACATCCTGACCGCCGGGGCGGGGGCGGAGTGGCATGAGATCATCGCGTTCCTCGAAAAGCACGGCCGTTCCGTTTCCGTGATGCAGTCGAACAACGACTTCACCGTCGGTGGCAGCATCTCGGTGAACTGCCATGGCTGGCAGAACGATTCCCAGCCGATCGCAAGCACCGTGGAGTCCTTCACGATCATCACCGCGGACGGGGCCGTGCGCCGATGCAGCCGTCGGCGGAACCCGGAACTGTTTTCACTGGTGCTCGGCGGCTACGGTCTTTTCGGCGTGATCACCGAGGTGGATCTGAGGGTGGTGCCGGACGCCATCTACCGGGCGCGCGCGGAGATCATCCCGACCCGCGACTACCTCACCACCTACCGGAAACTCACCAAGGGAGGGAATGCCGGCATGGCCTACGGGCGCATCAGCCCCACGCCGGATCATTTCCTCTCCGAAGCGATCATCACCGTGCTGGAGCATACCGATGCCAGCGCCCCCAACCCCCCGCTGCTGCCGCGAACCAAAGCCGCGCTGTCGCGCATGGTTTTCCGTGGCGGAGGAGGAAGCTGCTTCGGAAAGAACTTCCGCTGGGCGATGGAAAAGCGTTTCGGGGAAACCGGCGGCGGCCTCCACCGGCGGAACAGGATTCTGGATGAACCTTCCCGGCTTTACTCGAACCGTGACCGCTCGCAGGCCGAGATCCTGCACGAATATTTCGTCCCCGTGGGAAATCTGGAGGCGTTCCTCACGCGGGCGCGGAAGATCCTTCCGGAGTATCCGGAAATGAATCTTCTCAATATCACTGTCCGCAATGTGGAACGGGATGAAGACAGCTTCCTCCGCTATGCGGGGAAGGAGGTCTTCGGCCTGGTGATGCTCTTCAACCACCGGAGGAACGCGGAGGCGGACACCACGATGGCGGCACTCACCCAAGAACTCATCGACGCGGCGCTCGTCTGTGGCGGCACCTACTACCTGCCCTACCGTCCGCACGCCACGCCCGCCCAATTTCTCCGGAGCTATCCCCAGGCTCGCCGCTTCGCCGCACTGAAACGGAAATACGATCCCAAGCAGGTCTTCACGAACCGCTTCTGGGAAACCTACCTGGCGGGACTGGCTTCACCCTGA
- a CDS encoding MotA/TolQ/ExbB proton channel family protein: MEFQCPHCGINMTSEDENAGQVVACPSCSQNFQIPNVPKMGAVTASGKARKKLRGGWDEEDHANVNFLLSLGIGVAITAVFLVLLIPFKGKAWSDIFLQRGWVNYAEVFLFFWGMVILTLKWRKSKHQRNAMLLDVVPSSLGAEINAETVPEFVDHIYKLPMQLRDSLMVNRIRKGLELFEKRNDNGEVTVILNAQSDIDANRITGSYTMLKVFLWAIPILGFIGTVQGLSVAVSSLSAGGTDPEALKASINNLTGGLGVAFDTTLLGLVLSMILSFPMAAMQKEEEETLTLIDAFCAEKLLPRLNDSRNTGADQLFSDAESLPSFAASLMKAHETFLVNLNQATSMLTQAGDTLQKRLDTHQTHVEGAFIQSINRLTTETRETLTKPTVEMSHYLETLGKGIASLDETLRKLGGETIVVKKKGLFGR; this comes from the coding sequence ATGGAATTCCAATGCCCCCATTGCGGCATCAACATGACTTCGGAAGACGAGAACGCAGGGCAGGTGGTTGCCTGTCCTTCCTGCAGCCAGAACTTCCAGATCCCGAATGTCCCGAAGATGGGAGCCGTCACCGCCTCCGGAAAGGCACGCAAGAAGCTCAGGGGTGGCTGGGATGAGGAAGACCATGCGAACGTCAATTTCCTCCTCAGCCTGGGCATCGGTGTGGCGATCACCGCTGTGTTCCTGGTGCTTCTGATCCCATTCAAGGGAAAGGCGTGGTCGGATATTTTCCTCCAGCGGGGGTGGGTGAACTACGCGGAGGTGTTCCTCTTCTTCTGGGGGATGGTGATCCTCACCCTGAAATGGAGGAAGTCCAAGCACCAGCGGAACGCGATGCTCCTGGATGTGGTTCCTTCGTCCCTGGGGGCGGAGATCAACGCGGAAACCGTTCCGGAATTCGTGGACCACATCTACAAGCTGCCCATGCAGCTCAGGGACAGCCTGATGGTGAACCGCATCCGCAAGGGATTGGAGCTTTTCGAGAAGCGCAATGACAACGGCGAGGTCACGGTCATCCTGAATGCCCAGTCCGACATCGACGCCAACCGCATCACGGGATCCTACACCATGCTGAAGGTGTTCCTGTGGGCGATCCCCATCCTCGGTTTCATCGGAACGGTGCAGGGTCTGTCGGTTGCGGTCAGTTCCCTTTCCGCGGGCGGAACGGATCCGGAAGCGCTCAAGGCGTCCATCAACAACCTCACGGGCGGTCTTGGGGTCGCGTTCGACACCACCTTGCTCGGCCTCGTTCTGTCGATGATCCTTTCCTTCCCGATGGCGGCGATGCAGAAGGAGGAAGAGGAAACCCTCACCCTCATCGATGCGTTCTGCGCGGAGAAACTGCTGCCCCGCCTGAACGACTCCCGCAACACCGGCGCGGACCAGCTTTTCTCCGATGCGGAGAGCCTGCCTTCCTTCGCGGCCTCGTTGATGAAGGCGCACGAAACCTTCCTGGTGAACCTGAACCAGGCGACGTCCATGCTCACCCAGGCGGGGGATACGCTCCAGAAGCGGCTCGACACCCACCAGACCCACGTGGAGGGCGCGTTCATCCAGTCCATCAACCGGCTGACCACGGAGACACGGGAGACGCTCACCAAGCCTACGGTGGAGATGAGCCACTACCTGGAGACACTCGGGAAAGGCATCGCCTCGTTGGACGAGACGCTGCGGAAACTGGGCGGCGAGACCATCGTCGTGAAAAAGAAAGGGCTCTTCGGCCGCTGA